Proteins co-encoded in one Juglans regia cultivar Chandler chromosome 16, Walnut 2.0, whole genome shotgun sequence genomic window:
- the LOC108989551 gene encoding uncharacterized protein LOC108989551 produces the protein MALRACNKSIFGRVDSHIRALEEQVETLEHQLQAGYSEDVEADFLVFKIVLEVWDVIEETRLAQIAKKKWLLEGDQNSKFYHAVINQRRSKTMISQMKLDDGRVLGNPEEVHLGAVEYFREFLTESPILDQADLTPLLSCSVSMAENNALCKAPSEEEIIEALTSIPRHSSPGLDGFDSVFFIAC, from the coding sequence ATGGCTTTGCGGGCCTGTAATAAGTCCATTTTTGGAAGGGTGGATTCTCACATTCGGGCTCTGGAGGAACAGGTGGAAACTTTGGAACATCAACTTCAAGCGGGTTACTCTGAAGATGTAGAAGCAGATTTTCTTGTGTTCAAAATTGTGCTTGAAGTTTGGGATGTTATAGAAGAAACAAGGTTGGCTCAAATTGCCAAGAAAAAATGGTTACTTGAAGGGGATCAAAATAGCAAGTTCTATCATGCAGTTATTAATCAAAGAAGATCCAAAACTATGATCTCTCAAATGAAGCTAGATGATGGTCGTGTTTTGGGAAATCCGGAAGAGGTTCATCTGGGTGCTGTTGAGTATTTCAGGGAGTTTCTTACTGAGAGTCCAATATTGGATCAGGCGGATCTTACACCTTTGTTGAGTTGTAGCGTTTCGATGGCAGAGAATAACGCTCTTTGTAAGGCTCCCTCGGAGGAAGAGATCATAGAAGCTCTCACTTCCATTCCAAGACACAGCAGTCCTGGCCTTGATGGTTTCGACTCGGTTTTTTTCATTGCCTGCTGA